The Alosa alosa isolate M-15738 ecotype Scorff River chromosome 8, AALO_Geno_1.1, whole genome shotgun sequence genome contains the following window.
GCTAAGGCAACAGGGCAACAGAGATGGTAGGCTAGGGCAACAGGGCAACAGAGAAATGGTAGGCTAGGGCAACAGAGAAATGGTAGGCTAGGGCAACAGAGAGATGGTAGGCTAAGGCAACAGGGCAACAGAGAGATGGTAGGCTAAGGCAACAGGGCAACAGAGAGATGGTAGGCCCACTTTCTTTCAACAAACTTATGGTGAGGCTTTTGTATGGTTAATATCATGGTGGTGTGCCATGTGATGTTCTCATAGTGTGTGATGTTCTCATAGAGTGTGATGTTCTCATAGTGTGTGATGTTCTCATAGTAAATAGAGTGTGATGTTCTCAGAGTGTGATGTTCTCATAGTGTATGATGTTCTCATAGAGTGTGATGTTCTCATAGTAAATAGAGTGTGATGTTCTCATAGTGTGTGATGCTCTCATAGAGTGTGATGTTCTCATAGTAAATAGAGTGTGATGTTCTCATAGTGTATGATGTTCTCATAGAGTGTGATGTTCTCATAGTGTGTGATGTTTTCATAGTAAATAGAGTGTGATGTTCTCATAGTAAATGGAGTGTGATGTCAGTTTTACAACACTATAAGTAGaaagcagctttcctgtagtcATTACCATTAAAAAGAACAGCCTTCCTGCTGCGCCAGACAACATACCTGCACCAGATAATATACCTGTAGATTATATACCCTCACCAGACAATATACTTGTAGCAGATAACATACCTGTTCCAGATAACATACCTGCACCAGACAATAATCCTGCATCAGATAATATACCTGTACCAGATAGCAAACTTGTAGCTGCCGGCGGCTGCTTAGCCCCAAAGTGTAGCGCTGAAGCTGCCTCGGCTGGCGCTTAGCCCCCAAAGTGTAGCCAGAAGCTACCTGGCTGCGCTTAGCCCCCCAAAGTGTAGCGTAGAAGCTGCCTGGCTGCGCTTGGCCCCCAAAGTGTAGCTGCTAGAAGGCTCGGCTGCTTAGGCCCAAAGTGTAGCGCCTGTAGCTACCTGGAAGGCGCTTAGCCCCCAAAGTGTAGCgttgtagctgcctggctgcgcTAGCCCCCAAAGTGTAGCgttgtagctgcctggctgcgcTTATTAGCGCCCAAAGTGTAGCGCTGATAGTTGTTGCCTTTtctatccagtaggtggcagtccaggataagaaatagcagttcaagaaaataaactaaatagTAGGAACAAAGAAATTAAAGCAGCATAGCATCAGTGTGGCTCATCTCTTTAAAGCTGCAGTCAGTGTGGCTCATCTCTTTAAAGCTGCAGTCAGTGTGGCTCATCTCTTTAAAGCTGCAGTCAGTGTGGCCGACGATTTCAAATGGAAAGTAGCTAAAGCTCCAAAAGTCGCTAAATGTCGCTAGATGACGCCACgcactaatttgcatatcaaTTACGCCACCAGGTCGCGGAACCCCCCTCcaaaacccccaaaaaaaaaaccgcggatggccctttaattcccctttacacctgtttgcttttcctcctaggcctactgaaataggcaactttaagagcctaatttaaatatttaatttaacatacTTTGTATATTAGGGTAATTGATACACTTTACACTTCGGTACATCTTGTCATAATATACACCAGAATGAGCATTAAGTGGCTGAAAATCAGTCATTTCCAACCTATTCCCAACTGCTACCTTGCACAGCTTGAAGTCTGATTATAActtcaccataggctacacacaatttaaccttacaacaatggctatattttggatttatttagtTAATGTCACTCAGACAGaccaacatatttttttttctctcagccGACAGTCTGTCCTGCATTGACAACATTGAGGCGATACTAGGGCTGATActaggccagtcattacttttataatcATGGAGCAACGCTTTTGGGGCTTAAACAGGCATGAGACTCTTACACAGCACAGCCGAACTCACTGCTTACTCATATGAGTAAAAAAGGGACATTACATGCCATCACATCAGAGTCTCAAAAAGTCTCCAAGAACGCCAGGAAAAGTAGCTAGATTTGTCGCTAGTcgctttttacaaaaaaagtcgCTTGGGGGGTCTGAAATCTCGCTAAATATGGCGACAAAGTCGCTAAGTTGGCAACACTGCATAGAATACAAGTGCAAACGGAAATGTAATGTATGAAGTTATTGGGatggaaataaatgtaaaaaacaaaattgaatgtccgcacacttgctcccgttttgctttttctttaatttcaccaagtgaaCGTTTTCGAGCTACACGCTCTTAGACATATTATAGTAATACACATATATGGAAATAAATGTAACCACCTTCTACATACCTTTgaagacattttttttcttttaagtgTGCAACAAATGTAGTCATTTTATTAAGGGAGTTTGTCGGTTAGTTAGTCGGTCATAGGGTAGGATCAGCAAAGCGTTAGCAAAGTTAACTAGCATTATTATCATCAGTGTGCTATCTCATAGGCCTAACTCCGGATTGTTTTGCATTGAGGTGCTACTCCAGACTTGACAAACTCTTATGGGAGCAACGGAAATTCCTTACTGCAGAAATAGTAGATTGATGCTCCTGTCAACAGTATTGGTCTGGGCGTTCTTTTTAaaacgtaggcctaggctaaatgtttcattCAAAGCAGTGCTTTCTCGTCTGCCTCCTTCAGTAACGAAGCGATTAATCAACGTTACATTTTTTAACGCGTTAttatttctgtaattaattaatcgaaattaacacgttattttgacagccctaatttataCATTAAGTTACATGTTATATAGCCTGGCTAgcaccaccacttctcaatgagacgtggtctgggaaccaaacgttaattttctcgtatttgaaaaaatgcccagatccgtttattgggtgccacggatgtctatcaaatgcgtctgtgcatagctcatcatcgtcttgctttccccttgttctgtgattggtcccctatctcaggcttaaaaaatttgctccatggtctccaggctgccttagcagctgAATCAAATcgtgcgcaaggcagcatgggaacacccaggctacatgTTATATATATTAATGTAAGAAATTAACATTCCGTGGTGGTATCTGGTTACTAATTTGACCCCTGTAGTATGTGACCTTTTGACCCCTGTAGTATGTGACCTTGCCTCCGCAGGAGACCTGATTGTGGCGTTCTGCATGTCCATGGTGGTGGGGCTGCTCCTGGGGGCGCTGGTCTACATGCTGCTGACCTGGAAGGCCCGCCGGCGAGCCTCAGCAAGGATCACGTGCCGCCACACTCGTCCCAGCCGCTCCACGACCCGGTCGGCATCACCCCGCTCTCGTCAGGGGTTCCACCGCAGCAGCAGCGGCTACGATCGCCGTAGCAACAACAGCCTGGCCAGTGCTGCTTTCAGCTTCCACCGGCAAGGCTCCTCCCCCGAGGCAGACCCTCTCGGCCACAAGCCCAGCTTCCGCGCTTCTACCTTCCACCCGCTGCTGCAGGTGAGCCAGATCGCCCGGGAGGCGGAGGGGGTCAGCCagaccacccccacccccgctaACGCTAACGCTAGCACCACGTCCACCCCGCCCAACGCCAGCAAGCCCCGCCCAGACTCATTCTGGGGAAACAGCAGCCTCAGAGgcgcccccacctcccccacaccccctcccgCCCACGAGTGTCATACGTGCCTACCAGGAGACCTGCACCTGACGCACCTCTCTGCCACACGTCATATGCGCCTCCCACCTATGCGACTGTCATAGGCAGAAGACCTGTACCTGACACCCCCCGACATTGTCAAACGCACCTCCCGCCTACTAGACCATCAAACGCGCATACCGGGAGGCCTGCACCTGACCCTCCAAGAGCGTCATACCTGAAGGGCCAGCACACTGATGCAGCCAGGCCATGCTGGACCAATCAGACCGCTTCATTCAGAGGCTTCCAACAGACCCTctgccctaaccctaaccctctggagtgtgtgtgcatgagtctgCTGTATGGGTGCCTtagctctagtgtgtgtgcatgagtctgCTGTATGGGTGCCTTAGCTctagtgtgtaagtgtgtgagtatcCTGCtgtagaatagtgtgtgtgtaagtgtgtgagtagCCTGCTGTATGGGTGCCTTAGCTctagtgtgtaagtgtgtgagtatcCTGCtgtagaatagtgtgtgtgtaagtgtgtgagtagCCTGCtgtagaatagtgtgtgtgtaagtgtgtgagtctATTCTACATAGctctagtgtgtgagtgtaccgGTGCCTTTAAATCtagtgtgtataagtatatatacacgtgtgtgtgcgtgttgatgTGAGGGGTAAAGTATGCAAGTCTTTAACTCTAGTTAGTAtatatacacgtgtgtgtgtgcgtgttgatgTGAGGGATGAAGTATGCAAGTCTAGAGAAAGATGGTGAAAGATTGGAGATATACACATAACAATAAATATGATTACATTTATagttttgtattttacatagtTTTGTAAAACtgtactttacataaaatagtTCATTCTGACTTGAATTGTTTTTAATTTATTGTGATAAAGGAATGACTTGGATATGGAATAAAGGGATGTTGCTATAGTAACATTGCTACAGTATGATGATAATATCCAGACAAATCAGATGTCATACCAGTGGTGTGCCACAGTGGTCTGCTGTTGGACCACCATTACCTTTCATTTCACTTGTTGCAAATATTAATAATGtaaaatgttaataaaatgaAGGAAGAAGTCTaactgaataaataaaaaagtgtttagagcacaactgaaaaatggtgtgatgtttgtgtgcagCAGGTGGGTTAGCTAGGGTCAACACTGGAAATGAGCAAAGCACTACTGAACCCTAGCGGGTGGGTTAGCTAGGGTTAACACTGGGAAACCCATGAGCAACGCACTACTGAACCCTAGCGGGTGGGTTAGCTAGGGTTAACACTGGAAATGAGCAACGCACTACTGAACTGCCAGATCTGCCCCCAGTAGGCTAGTGGTCCACCAGCCTCCTGCTACCTGGTTTGTGTGAGTTTATGAACACAATCATTAATTTGATAACCTTAACATTACGTGACTTCATATTCTGTTaaagttggcaagtctgacagattgaggggacttagctaAAATtcatgtttacaactctcatgcccctccccactaccaccgagcaccctctcatcgagtttgtggtCGTCAGTgcccagactgtgattgacagtcctcacacagccctgctctgattggactaGAAGAACTGAGAACTGTggattttgcaaaacaaataacaggctctaggtggaggtgtttttttttttttttcttttctaaaaccggctgatttatgttatTCTGTCAGAGATAGTCAGTTTCAGTAAATATGATCAAaacaatcttgccaactgcagctttaatttaagaagatttgGACTTATCTTAAGTCAAATAATATTACAAGAAAGGTCAGAGTAAGTATCCCTATACTACCTAgatttttaatcttaatataagataaCACAAGGCAGCCTATGACTTTTTGCAGTAGGCTCTTATTtcaccactacacccctgactACACCGGCCGAACGTTCCAGAGTTGGTCTACGAGCAAGAGCTGGCCAAAAAAGTAGGATGACGGGAAAATAAGATCAGGGAATTTAAGAATAACCTGCTTTAAGCACACTATAAATGAGGAAAGCTGTAGCGACATGTTTTCTTTGCCCAAATATTCCATACATCACGGTAAGTATGACGTGTAATTTGTGAGACTGGTGTTTATCTACACCTATGCAGAGTGCGGCGAATAGAAGGTTAGATGTGGAAAGTCTCATTTTCCTTCCAGAATAAAGTGGTTTAGAAACCCATCCAAACAAGGTAAAGACAACACACAAGGCTGTGCCTAAGCCGGACGCTGGCAGTAGAGTTGCAGAAAGCTCTGACTGGTTCAGATTGCCGATCGAGTTTCTAGGCTAACAGTTATCCTAATGCTATCAGCAGCAGATTGTCATTTGTGATTCACGTATTTGTTTCTCTTTAACATCCAAATCCAAACTGATAACCTATCTTGAAATGCTACCATATTCTTTACCATATGAAGCCATTAAACAGAACTCTTTTAGCTGTGTACCATGGTACCCCACACTGACACTACAGCCAGCTAGGCTACGTTACTGCTCATAGGTCATCCGTTATGTCATGCAACATGTGCGGTACCGGCATAACAGTTACACTAACGGTACAGTATAATTGCTTGTATTCGTAGATGTCTGTTGCTGCCTTGCGTATGATCCGATGTAGGAGGTTGACAACGGCTGGGCCAGGAGTAAAGAGAGCCGTTCCCTGGAAGGATCTCAGTAAGTTTTTGAAACGGCGCCCGGCAGCGAATATATCTTACTTCCCTATATTTCAGAGCAGTCAGTTTTGTGTTGTATTTTATTGAGGTTTCTTAATAATAAAAACGAactacacacaaatgtgcacaacTCCGATAACCTATATTGAGTGACCTGTTGATGTTCCATTAAAGGCATTCTAAgcaagttttctttttttaccttaaaactAACATGTAAGGGAGAGTGGCACGTATTCTCATACCCTACCCGTTTACTGTGAACCAGCTAACTTCACTCTCCCTCGAACTGGAGAATTATGAATTCCTGTACAACAGTTGTGCAGCGtactacccagatagcaaaatcaaaTTGGCAGATAGCAGACCGCTGGTGATATGCCGCCGGTGgcccaccatctctttaaagcTGCAGTCAGTGTGGCCAACTATTTCGAATGAAAAGTAGCTAAagccagctccaaaagtcgctaAATGTCGCTAGATGACGCCacgcgctaatttgcatattaattAAGTCAGCACGTCGTACCCCAAAAAAACCAAACGGTAATGGCCCTTCAATTCCCTTTTactcctgtttgcttttctcctactCATATAGGCAGCTTTAAGAGCCTAgtttaaatatatttgatttaatATACTTGTATATTTATTGATAGGCTACACTTTACTTTCTGTAGCCTATCATCTAGACTACACTAGCATCAGGTGGCTGAAAAGCAGTCATTTCAACCTATTCACTGCTGCATCTGCTTTGCACTGCTTGAAGTCTGATTATAATGTGACCATAGGGTAGCCTACGCGCCAATGTACCCTTACGGCAATGGCTATATTTTGGATATAGTTAGGCTACATAATATAGGCTTAAATGTCACTTTCGGACAGAGCgatagaatttttttttttttttttttttttttactcagccGACAGTCCTGCATCAACTTGCATTGACAACAttgaagctaggcctacatagccTAAGCGAATGCTATAGGTTTTTCTACCATTCACTGCTttgcttgtgaatgaagttgtaggctagcctacttcctTTGTTCAATTGTTGAACAATGCTGGCAAAAGCGTGTCCCTGTTTCcctgtcatcatgtcattgcTCTCGCCTCGTTGACTGTTGTAATTTCAGCCCGAAGTTGCTGCGCCTTCCAATGGCGTTGTCTGAGCTTAGAtctatagaacatctacttccTTGTAATAAAATGGGCTGATACTATATAGGCCAGTCATTCCTTTTATAATCATGATGCAGCGCTTTGGGCAAAGTCGCGATGTAATTCACTAATGAAACAGGCATGAGGGGAGATTTTCTGGCGTTTCAACAACGAAACAGAGTTTGGCATCTTTGCGA
Protein-coding sequences here:
- the myct1a gene encoding LOW QUALITY PROTEIN: myc target protein 1 homolog (The sequence of the model RefSeq protein was modified relative to this genomic sequence to represent the inferred CDS: inserted 2 bases in 1 codon); this encodes MTDNSTHPIMDFLHAFDLRDLIVAFCMSMVVGLLLGALVYMLLTWKARRRASARITCRHTRPSRSTTRSASPRSRQGFHRSSSGYDRRSNNSLASAAFSFHRQGSSPEADPLGHKPSFRASTFHPLLQVSQIAREAEGVSQTTPTPANANASTTSTPPNASKPRPDSFWGNSSLRGAPTSPTPPPAHEXVIRAYQETCT